The region GTCTGCTCCATCCTTTGCTACCTCCGTTTTTCCGTTCCGCCAGTCAGAACGCCGTGCCGAATTTGTCCACTCCCGGCGAGCATATTTCCTTCCTAGTTCAATACATAATGTAATTTTCCTTCCCGCAAGGACAAAGCAATTTTTTTCTGCCCCCATAACAAAAACCAGCCCTCCATGCGAAAGGCTGGTAAGTAAGCGTACCGAAAAACGACCGAGGTTACCCGAGACTGGACGAAATCGCCCGCGTCGTCCTCATCACCTCGGCTGCGATCTCCTCGAACCTCGCCCGCACCCTCGTCGTCGGGCCCGACAGGCTGAGGGCGGCGATGATGCCGGCGTGGCGGTCCAAAATCGGTCCGGCGACGCACGTCAGGCCGAGTTCCAACTCCTCGTCGTCCACAGCGTAGCCCTGGCGCCTGATCGTCTCCAACTCCGCCAGCAGTGCGTCCCACGAGCAGATCGTCTTATCGGTGAACGCCGGCAGCGGATTGCCGACAAACCTCTCCAGATAACTGCGCGGGCTGAAAGCGATCAGGCACTTGCCCACCGCCGCGCTGTGGCAGGCGGCGCTCGACCCCACCGGCGGCGTCAGGCTGAGCACCTGCTGCCGGCCCTGAATCTTGTCGATGATGATATGCTTCGGATATGTCAGCGCGCTCTTGTCCAGGATGGAAATATGCACCACCTCGTCGAACCGCTCCGACAGCTCCTTCGCGAAAGGATAGGCGATATTCTTCAACGGCAGACGCTCGCGGATCAGCATCCCCAGCGAATACAGGCGGATGCCCAGCCAGTACTTGCCGTTATCGGGGTTCTGCTGCACGAAGCCCTTGGCCTCCAGCGTCGCCAGCGTCCGGTGG is a window of Selenomonadales bacterium 4137-cl DNA encoding:
- a CDS encoding IclR family transcriptional regulator, with protein sequence MAGDNELINSIDRALDILLLLQQEGKEMGVTQIGSVLGIYKSTVHRTLATLEAKGFVQQNPDNGKYWLGIRLYSLGMLIRERLPLKNIAYPFAKELSERFDEVVHISILDKSALTYPKHIIIDKIQGRQQVLSLTPPVGSSAACHSAAVGKCLIAFSPRSYLERFVGNPLPAFTDKTICSWDALLAELETIRRQGYAVDDEELELGLTCVAGPILDRHAGIIAALSLSGPTTRVRARFEEIAAEVMRTTRAISSSLG